TCTTTCTGAGAAACCAAAAAAGAGGGGCTATGGTCAGCAATCCCATCATGACTTAAAAGAAAAGAAAAAAAAATTAAGAAAAAGCCAAACAAGCTCTTAAATAATTTATTAAAACTCATAACAACCTATATTGAAATTATTCTCGAATCTAAATTATTAATATTTTAGATAGCTTATTAGTTATAAAAACAGAATTAATCAAATTAAAAAAAACCGAAACAAGACAATAATTTAAACATAATCAATTAAATAAACAACAATTCAACTTTGAAATGTTTTTAACCATTAATAAAAAACACTTAATTATTAAAAAATGCGTAAATTTTATTCACATGAGTTTGGAGTTTTTTAGGAAATAAAAGCAATAAAAAAGAAATTGCTATTGGCAAAATAGAAATGAATGATAATTTTTTTGATACCATCCGGCCGCCATCAATGACTTTGGCGTGATCGCATAGGCGATATATGATGAAGGGAAATTTTTCTAGAAAAGCTAACCGATTGATCCCTCATATTCCAGCTTCCCTTGGCTTTAAAAGGCAGCTAGCCTTTATAACAATGCCCCCCATCTTTAGCTCAAACATTTGGCAAGTCCTGCACCGATTCCCCTATTACAACGAGTGATCAAAGCTATTTAGCCTTTGAAATGAAGCTCTATAGTTCTACCCCCTTATTAAGTCCATTCAAGAGCCATTTTTAACGATTAGAAGCCCCTTTTGCGAATAGAAAATGGGAAGCGTAGCTGATTATCCAAATTGCAACTGCTATTGCGCCAATAAGTCCCCAATCTGCCCATTGAAGAGGCACTGTTTTAAAGATGATCTGCAGAGGAGGCAGGTAAATAACCAAGAGTTGTAAGAATAAGGAGCTCATAAGCGCCATAAGAAGCCATCGATTTGAGAAAAAGCTCATGTTATATTGAAATCTAACCATTTGGACACGAACCAATTCTAAGACAATTAATGTTGTAAAGGCCATGGTATGCGCAAGTTCGGGGCTTTGGTTAAGCCCAGTCTTGCAAGCGATCAAAGCTCCTGCAGCAATGATTAGGCTAATAAGAATAATTTGAAAGGCAAAACGTGCAGATAGAATGGGTTGATTGGGATGTCTGGGTGGTTGCTTGAGTATCCCTTTTGCAATAGGATCTAATGCCAGGGCAATAGCTGGAAAGCCGTCTGTAACTAGATTCATCCAAAGCAATTGAATAGGCAAAAGCGGAATGAACGGATTGCCTTGAGAATCGCGGAAATTAAGCAGCATGCCAAAAAAAATCACTAGGATCTCAGCAATATTGGAAGAAAGCAAATAATTGACAGATTTCAGGATATTGTCATAAATGCCTCTTCCCTCTTCGATCGCATTAACGATAGAAGTAAAGTTATCATCTGTAATAATCATGTCGGAAGCTTCCTTAGTCACATCCGTTCCAGTCACTCCCATCGCAATTCCAATATCAGCTTTTTTGATGGCTGGAGCGTCGTTTACTCCATCGCCTGTCATGGCTATTACCTCGCCCAATTGCTTCCAAGCTTTCACAATTCTTAACTTATGGGCAGCTGAGACACGAGCATAGACAGCAATCTTTTTTACTTTATCAATAAATTGAAGATCTGTCATTTCATCCAGCTCTTTTCCCTCTATAGCCATTAACAAGGAGCCTATTATTCCCAATTCTTTTGCAATTGCAATCGCCGTATCTCTATGATCGCCTGTTATCATGACAGGTCTAATGCCTGCTTCTTTGCAGGCTTGGATGGCTGCCTTTGCCTCTTGCCTAGGAGGATCCATCATGGCAATTAGCCCGATAAAGACAAGGCGTTCTTCTAAAGAAGGATCAATATGATCCTCCTTGATATTTCTATAAGCCAATGCCAGCACTCTAAGCCCTTGACTGGCCAGCTGATGATTGATCTCCAAGATCCGCTTTCTATTAGCAAGGTTTAATGCCTGTTCTTGCCCATTTAAGAGTATGGATGCCGATCGATTAAGAATGACATCGGGAGCTCCCTTAGTAAATAAAATATTGCCTTCTGCTCCTTGCCTTAAAAAGCTCATGCATTTTCTTTCTGAGTCGAAAGGAAGCTCATCTAGTTGCGGATAATCTTTTTCTAAGGCGGCTTTATTCAGTCCCATTTTTTTTGCAGCGACCAAAAGTGCAGCTTCTGTAGGGTCGCCGCTGATTTCCCAGCGCCCCTGTTCTTGATAAAGGCTTGCATTGTTACAGAGGCTAGCTGTTTTTAAAGCTAAGGAAAGCTCCGGAATATGAGAGGGATCAATCGGTTGGCTTTTCTGGAAAAATTTCCCTTCAGGGATATATCCTAATCCTGTCACGTCAATTAACGCATCGTTAACCCAAATCACTCTTACAACCATTTCATTTTGAGTAAGCGTCCCTGTTTTATCTGTGCAAATCACCGTCGTACACCCAAGCGTTTCGATAGAGGGAAGCCGCCTAATCAACGCATGCCGCTTGGCCATTTTTCTAACTCCACTGGCGAGGGTGATTGTCACAATGGCAGGAAGTCCTTCTGGAATGGCTGCGACTGCC
The nucleotide sequence above comes from Candidatus Protochlamydia phocaeensis. Encoded proteins:
- a CDS encoding cation-translocating P-type ATPase, whose amino-acid sequence is MQTKLSSSDQAFTRPWWKMGPKEVAYALDTDLHQGLRESQAKERLLKEGFNQLPETAPLSSWQLFIGQFSSFIIWVLIGAVIISLFLQEWLDALSIGLIIILNAIIGFFQEYKAEQSLAALKKLSMPFSKVIRQGELRTILAREIVRGDVILVEAGDRVPADGRFIQATQLSTREAELTGEAVSIQKTTHSLDGELLSIGDRKNMGFMGTTVVNGKGLFITTETGLHTEIGKIASLLQKGKEEQTPLQLRLEKFGQNLVWICLGVIGLVFGIGILRDLPALDMLLTSLSLAVAAIPEGLPAIVTITLASGVRKMAKRHALIRRLPSIETLGCTTVICTDKTGTLTQNEMVVRVIWVNDALIDVTGLGYIPEGKFFQKSQPIDPSHIPELSLALKTASLCNNASLYQEQGRWEISGDPTEAALLVAAKKMGLNKAALEKDYPQLDELPFDSERKCMSFLRQGAEGNILFTKGAPDVILNRSASILLNGQEQALNLANRKRILEINHQLASQGLRVLALAYRNIKEDHIDPSLEERLVFIGLIAMMDPPRQEAKAAIQACKEAGIRPVMITGDHRDTAIAIAKELGIIGSLLMAIEGKELDEMTDLQFIDKVKKIAVYARVSAAHKLRIVKAWKQLGEVIAMTGDGVNDAPAIKKADIGIAMGVTGTDVTKEASDMIITDDNFTSIVNAIEEGRGIYDNILKSVNYLLSSNIAEILVIFFGMLLNFRDSQGNPFIPLLPIQLLWMNLVTDGFPAIALALDPIAKGILKQPPRHPNQPILSARFAFQIILISLIIAAGALIACKTGLNQSPELAHTMAFTTLIVLELVRVQMVRFQYNMSFFSNRWLLMALMSSLFLQLLVIYLPPLQIIFKTVPLQWADWGLIGAIAVAIWIISYASHFLFAKGASNR